The Neodiprion fabricii isolate iyNeoFabr1 chromosome 4, iyNeoFabr1.1, whole genome shotgun sequence genome window below encodes:
- the LOC124181008 gene encoding spectrin alpha chain isoform X1 → MDQITPKEIKILENPADIQERRDQVLGRYANFKSEARLKRDKLEDSRRFQYFKRDADELEGWIYEKLQAASDESYKDPTNLQAKIQKHQAFEAEVAAHSNAIVLLDNTGSEMIAQHHFSSDVIRKRLEELHRLWELLLSRLADKGLKLQQALVLVQFLRHCDEVMFWIHDKEAFVTTDEFGHDLEHVEVLQRKFDEFQKDMASQEYRVTEVNELADKLLLDGHPERDTILRRKEELNESWQRLKQLAILRQEKLFGAHEIQRFNRDADETMAWIAEKDVVLSSDDFGRDLASVQTLQRKHEGIERDLAALEDKVATLGAEADRLAAIHQADHSQQIQSKHAEILQLWESLTAKAKERRSKLDESYYLHRFLTDYRDLVSWMNDMRAIISADELAKDVAGAEALLERHQEHKGEIDARKDSFDSTARAGQQLLDRKHYAADEVARKLESLAEDKKSLLDLWEKRRILYEQCMDLQLFYRDTEQADAWMAKQEAFLANEDLGDSLDSVEALIKKHDDFNKSLAAQDEKIKVLDDFARKLIEGDHYAAEDVFQRRQLLLERRGALLDKSAQRRQRLADAYTLQQFERDCDETKGWVNEKLKFATDDSYLDPTNLNGKVQKHQNFEQELNANNTRMEEILSTGQKLIDEEHYASDRIRARLDEITGLWDSLVQATDKKGSKLQEAAQQQQFNRTVEDVELWLSEVEGQLMSEDYGKDLTSVQNLQKKHALLEADVASHADRIEGIAQAAQQFVSSGHFDADNIKAKQDQLVGRYAALQRPMSIRKQRLLDSLQVQQLFRDIEDEEAWIREKEPVAASTNRGRDLIGVQNLQKKHQAVLAEVNNHEPRVAAVCQSGAKMRNDGHFAAEEISQRLAALDDHWGQLKEKARQRKTDLDDSLQAHQYFADANEAESWMKEKRPIVLNTDYGKDEDSSEALLKKHEALVSDLEAFASTIGALREQAAACRQQETPTIDIAGKECVVALYDYAEKSPREVSMKKGDTLTLLNSNNKDWWKVEVNDRQGFVPAAYVKRVEPEASLSASQQNLAREQSSIAARQAQIQAQYDDLLYLAHERQNKLNETAKAYVLVREAAELATWIKAKENHAQVQDVGEDLEQVEVMQKKFDDFQADLKANEVRLAEMNEIAVQLMSLGQTEAALKIQTQIQDLNEKWTSLQTLTAERASQLGSAHEVQRFHRDVDETKDWIREKDAALNNDDLGKDLRSVQALQRKHEGLERDLAALGDKIRQLDEIANRLMQSHPDTAEQTYAKQKEINEEWTQLTAKANSRKEKLLDSYDLQRFLSDYRDLMAWINSMMGLVASEELAGDVTGAEALLERHQSHRAEIDARYGILPEEHRTEIDARAGTFQAFELFGQQLLQSSHYASVEIQEKLEAMAEARQELEKAWIQRRMQLDQNLELQLFCRDCEQAENWMSAREAFLGSADAVDSGDNVEALIKKHEDFDKAINAHEEKIAALQTLADQLIAAEHYAAKPIDERRRQVLDRWKHLKDALIEKRSKLGESQTLQQFSRDADEMENWIAEKLQLATEENYKDPANIQSKHQKHQAFEAELAANADRIQSVLAMGTNLIDKHQCAGSEDAVQARLASIADQWEYLTQKTTEKSLKLKEANKQRTYIAAVKDLDFWLGEVESLLTSEDAGKDLASVQNLMKKHQLVEADIQAHEERIKDMNGQADSLIESGQFDAAGIQEKRQSINERYERIRNLAAHRQARLNEANTLHQFFRDIADEESWIKEKKLLVGSDDYGRDLTGVQNLKKKHKRLEAELGSHEPAIQAVQEAGEKLMDVSNLGVPEIEQRLKLLNQAWAELKQLAATRGQKLDESLTYQQFLAKVEEEEAWITEKQQLLSVEDYGDTMAAVQGLLKKHDAFETDFAAHGERCKDICDAGAALVDAGNHRADSISQRCSQLRNKLDQLSALAARRKARLNDNSAYLQFMWKADVVESWIADKETHVRSEEFGRDLSTVQTLLTKQETFDAGLHAFEHEGIQNIATLKDRLVDSAHEQTPSIQKRHADVIARWQKLLADSDARKQRLLRMQDQFRQIEELYLTFAKKASAFNSWFENAEEDLTDPVRCNSIEEIRALREAHAQFQASLSSAEADFQALAALDRQIKSFNVGPNPYTWFTMEALEDTWRNLQKIIKERDVELAKEAQRQEENDKLRKEFAKHANAFHQWLAETRTSMMEGSGSLEQQLEATKRKAQEVRARRQDLKKIEDLGAILEEHLILDNRYTEHSTVGLAQQWDQLDQLGMRMQHNLEQQIQARNQSGVSEDALKEFSMMFKHFDKDKSGRLNQQEFKSCLRALGYDLPMVEEGQPDPEFENILDIVDPNRDGYVSLQEYMAFMISKETENVQSSEEIENAFRAITAADRPYVTKEELYANLTKEMADYCVARMKSYIDPKTERPITGALDYIEFTRTLFQN, encoded by the exons ATGGATCAAATAACACCCAAGGAGATTAAGATCCTTGAAAATCCTGCCGACATACAGGAGCGCAGGGATCAGGTCCTTGGACGTTACGCTAATTTTAAATCCGAGGCTCGTTTGAAGCGGGACAAACTTGAGGACTCCCGTCGCTTTCAG taTTTTAAGCGAGATGCGGACGAGCTTGAGGGATGGATTTACGAGAAGCTCCAGGCCGCTTCCGACGAGAGTTACAAAGATCCGACGAATCTTCAAGCTAAGATTCAGAAACATCAGGCGTTCGAAGCTGAGGTAGCCGCTCATTCAAACGCCATCGTATTGCTCGACAACACAGGCTCAGAGATGATAGCTCAGCATCATTTCTCCTCTGACGTTATTCGCAAGAGGCTTG aGGAACTGCATCGTCTTTGGGAGCTGCTCCTTTCTCGTTTGGCCGACAAGGGATTAAAACTTCAACAAGCTCTTGTTCTGGTGCAGTTTCTTCGTCATTGCGACGAGGTCATGTTCTGGATCCACGATAAGGAGGCTTTTGTCACTACAGACGAGTTTGGGCATGACTTAGAGCATGTCGAGGTTCTTCAGAGGAAATTTGACGAGTTTCAGAAAGATATGGCTAGCCAAGAGTACAGAGTAACAGAGGTTAATGAACTCGCTGACAAGCTTCTACTGGATGGGCATCCTGAGCGCGACACTATTCTCCGTAGAAAAGAAGAGCTAAATGAATCTTGGCAGAGGTTGAAGCAGCTCGCTATTCTCAGGCAGGAAAAATTGTTTGGCGCCCATGAGATACAGAGATTTAACCGAGATGCTGACGAAACTATGGCCTGGATTGCGGAGAAGGACGTCGTTCTGTCGTCTGATGATTTTGGCCGCGATTTGGCCAGCGTTCAGACACTTCAGCGCAAGCATGAGGGAATCGAACGTGATCTAGCTGCTCTGGAAGACAAGGTGGCCACTCTTGGTGCCGAAGCAGATCGCCTGGCTGCTATTCACCAGGCCGATCATTCCCAGCAGATCCAATCAAAGCATGCAGAAATATTGCAGCTCTGGGAAAGCTTGACGGCCAAGGCAAAGGAACGAAGATCCAAGTTGGACGAGTCCTACTACCTTCATCGATTCTTGACCGACTACAGGGATCTTGTTTCATGGATGAACGATATGCGAGCCATTATATCTGCAGACGAGCTTGCCAAAGACGTTGCAGGAGCAGAGGCGCTGCTGGAGCGACATCAAGAACACAAAGGAGAAATTGACGCACGGAAGGATAGTTTTGACTCCACTGCTCGTGCCGGTCAGCAACTTCTTGATAGGAAACATTATGCAGCAGATGAGGTAGCCAGGAAGTTGGAGTCTCTTGCAGAGGATAAGAAGTCCCTGTTAGATCTTTGGGAAAAACGTCGCATTCTGTACGAGCAATGCATGGACTTGCAGCTATTTTATCGGGACACAGAGCAGGCTGACGCCTGGATGGCAAAGCAGGAAGCATTCCTGGCTAACGAAGACCTTGGAGATTCCCTGGACAGTGTAGAAGCTCTAATCAAAAAACATGACGACTTTAACAAGTCCCTGGCTGCtcaagatgaaaaaatcaaagtgcTAGATGACTTTGCCCGTAAGCTTATCGAGGGTGATCATTACGCGGCTGAAGATGTATTCCAACGTCGGCAGCTCTTGCTCGAGCGGCGAGGTGCCCTTCTTGATAAATCTGCGCAGAGAAGACAGCGTTTGGCTGATGCTTACACGCTTCAACAGTTTGAGAGAGATTGCGACGAAACCAAGGGTTGGGTGAATGAAAAACTCAAATTCGCCACTGACGACAGCTACCTAGACCCAACAAATTTGAACGGCAAAGTACAGAAACATCAGAATTTCGAGCAGGAGTTGAATGCAAACAATACGCGCATGGAGGAAATTCTCAGCACAGGGCAAAAACTGATCGACGAAGAACATTATGCCAGCGATCGAATTCGTGCACGTCTTGACGAAATCACTGGTCTTTGGGACAGTCTTGTTCAGGCGACTGACAAAAAGGGATCTAAATTGCAAGAGGCTGCACAGCAGCAGCAATTCAATCGAACCGTTGAAGATGTTGAGCTGTGGCTGTCTGAAGTTGAGGGCCAGCTTATGTCCGAAGATTACGGCAAGGATTTAACAAGCGTGCAAAATCTCCAGAAGAAACACGCGCTGCTTGAAGCTGACGTTGCTTCCCATGCTGATCGTATTGAAGGCATTGCTCAAGCTGCGCAACAATTTGTTAGTTCAGGACATTTCGACGCGGATAATATTAAGGCAAAGCAAGATCAACTTGTGGGCCGATACGCAGCACTGCAAAGACCGATGAGCATTAGGAAACAGCGACTTCTTGACTCCCTTCAAGTGCAACAGTTATTCCGAGACATTGAGGATGAGGAAGCGTGGATCAGGGAGAAAGAGCCTGTCGCAGCAAGCACTAACCGCGGTCGAGATCTCATTGGTGTGCaaaatttgcagaaaaaacATCAGGCTGTCTTGGCGGAAGTAAATAATCACGAGCCAAGGGTAGCTGCTGTTTGCCAATCTGGAGCAAAAATGCGCAATGATGGGCATTTTGCAGCTGAAGAAATTAGCCAGAGGCTGGCAGCTCTCGACGATCACTGGGGCCAATTAAAAGAAAAGGCTCGTCAGCGCAAAACGGATTTAGACGATTCCCTGCAAGCACATCAGTACTTTGCCGATGCAAACGAGGCGGAATCATGGATGAAAGAGAAACGTCCGATCGTTTTGAACACCGATTATGGAAAAGATGAAGACAGCTCAGAAGCTTTGCTCAAAAAGCACGAAGCCCTTGTCAGTGATTTGGAGGCTTTTGCTAGCACTATCGGCGCCTTGAGAGAGCAGGCGGCTGCATGCCGACAGCAAGAGACACCGACTATAGACATAGCCGGCAAAGAATGCGTAGTCGCTCTTTACGATTATGCAGAAAAATCACCAAGGGAAGTCTCTATGAAGAAAGGCGACACTCTAACGCTTCTCAATTCGAACAATAAAGATTGGTGGAAAGTCGAAGTGAATGACAGGCAAGGCTTTGTCCCGGCTGCTTACGTCAAACGGGTCGAGCCAGAGGCCAGTCTGAGTGCCTCTCAGCAAAATCTTGCCAGAGAACAGAGTTCAATTGCGGCTAGGCAGGCTCAAATTCAAGCTCAGTATGACGACTTATTGTACTTGGCTCACGAGCGTCAGAATAAACTGAACGAAACTGCCAAAGCGTACGTGCTTGTCAGAGAAGCAGCGGAATTAGCGACTTGGATCAAAGCGAAGGAAAATCATGCCCAGGTTCAAGATGTTGGTGAAGACTTGGAGCAAGTTGAAGTAATGCAAAAGAAGTTCGACGACTTCCAAGCAGATCTGAAGGCAAACGAAGTCCGATTGGctgaaatgaatgaaatcgCCGTTCAACTGATGAGTCTTGGGCAAACCGAAGCTGCTCTCAAAATTCAGACTCAAATACAAGATTTGAACGAAAAGTGGACCAGCCTTCAAACCCTGACTGCGGAGAGAGCCAGTCAGTTGGGCTCTGCTCACGAAGTTCAACGATTCCACCGTGATGTTGACGAAACGAAAGATTGGATTCGTGAGAAGGATGCTGCTTTGAACAATGACGACCTTGGGAAGGATCTTCGCAGCGTTCAAGCTCTCCAACGAAAACACGAGGGTCTTGAACGAGACCTAGCTGCTCTTGGTGATAAAATAAGGCAGCTTGACGAAATAGCCAATCGATTGATGCAATCGCATCCTGATACCGCGGAACAAACTTATGCCAAACAGAAAGAGATCAACGAGGAATGGACACAGCTGACAGCAAAAGCCAATAGCAGGAAGGAGAAACTACTGGACTCTTATGATTTGCAGAGATTCTTAAGTGACTATCGAGATTTGATGGCTTGGATAAACTCCATGATGGGACTAGTGGCATCTGAGGAACTCGCCGGTGACGTAACAGGAGCCGAAGCACTGCTGGAACGTCATCAG AGCCACAGGGCAGAGATAGATGCGCGTTACGGCATCCTTCCAGAG gaaCATCGCACTGAAATCGACGCTCGTGCTGGTACCTTCCAAGCGTTTGAACTCTTTGGGCAGCAACTATTGCAGTCGAGTCACTATGCTAGTGTGGAAATTCAGGAAAAACTGGAAGCAATGGCAGAAGCTCGTCAAGAACTTGAGAAAGCGTGGATCCAGCGCCGCATGCAGCTTGATCAAAATTTGGAGCTCCAACTTTTCTGCCGAGATTGCGAGCAAGCTGAAAATTGGATGAGCGCCAGGGAGGCCTTCTTAGGTAGCGCGGATGCTGTAGACAGCGGTGATAACGTTGAAGCGCTGATTAAAAAACATGAAGACTTTGACAAGGCTATCAATGCtcacgaagaaaaaatcgcgGCCTTGCAAACACTTGCCGATCAATTAATAGCTGCGGAGCATTATGCCGCTAAGCCAATTGATGAAAGACGTCGCCAGGTTTTGGATCGCTGGAAGCATTTGAAAGACGCGCTTATTGAAAAAAGATCTAAATTGGGTGAATCTCAGACCTTGCAACAATTCTCCAGGGATGCCGACGAGATGGAAAATTGGATCGCTGAAAAGCTTCAACTTGCTACTGAGGAGAATTACAAAGATCCTGCTAATATTCAATCCAAACACCAAAAGCATCAAGCGTTTGAAGCTGAGCTTGCCGCCAATGCCGATAGAATTCAATCCGTTTTGGCCATGGGCACTAACCTGATAGACAAACATCAGTGCGCCGGTTCTGAAGATGCTGTACAGGCTAGACTTGCTTCGATTGCAGATCAGTGGGAGTATCTGACCCAAAAGACGACTGAGAAGTCTTTGAAACTAAAAGAGGCTAATAAACAGAGGACGTACATTGCCGCAGTGAAAGATCTAGACTTCTGGCTTGGAGAAGTTGAAAGTTTACTGACCTCCGAAGATGCTGGCAAAGATCTAGCATCCGTGCAAAATCTTATGAAGAAACATCAGTTGGTAGAAGCAGATATTCAAGCTCACGAAGAGAGAATAAAGGACATGAACGGTCAGGCCGATTCCTTGATTGAGAGCGGACAGTTTGACGCTGCTGGTATTCAGGAGAAACGTCAGAGCATAAATGAACGCTACGAGCGTATAAGAAATCTAGCCGCACACAGGCAAGCCAGACTCAACGAAGCCAACACTCTGCATCAATTCTTCCGCGACATTGCTGACGAAGAATCATGgattaaagaaaagaaattgctCGTTGGTTCGGATGATTATGGTCGTGACTTGACTGGCGTGCAAAATCTAAAGAAAAAGCACAAGCGTCTGGAAGCAGAACTTGGCAGCCACGAACCAGCTATTCAGGCTGTTCAAGAAGCTGGAGAAAAGCTGATGGACGTGTCAAACTTGGGAGTTCCTGAAATAGAGCAGCGTCTGAAACTTCTCAATCAAGCTTGGGCAGAGTTGAAGCAATTGGCTGCGACCAGGGGTCAAAAGCTTGACGAGTCACTCACCTATCAACAATTCCTTGCCAAGGTCGAGGAAGAGGAGGCTTGGATTACGGAGAAACAACAGCTCCTCTCTGTGGAAGATTATGGCGACACAATGGCTGCTGTTCAGGGATTGCTGAAGAAACATGACGCATTCGAGACCGATTTTGCAGCACACGGAGAACGCTGCAAAGATATTTGTGACGCAGGAGCAGCACTGGTCGACGCTGGTAATCACCGAGCCGATTCAATCAGCCAGAGGTGCTCTCAGCTCCGCAACAAACTTGATCAGCTGTCTGCCCTGGCAGCCAGACGAAAGGCGCGATTGAATGATAATTCTGCATACCTACAATTTATGTGGAAGGCTGATGTTGTAGAATCATGGATCGCAGACAAGGAAACACACGTGCGTTCCGAGGAGTTTGGTAGGGATTTATCAACTGTACAAACTTTGCTGACCAAACAGGAAACCTTTGATGCAGGGCTGCACGCCTTTGAACATGAGGGAATCCAGAATATCGCTACCCTCAAGGATAGGCTTGTGGACTCCGCGCATGAACAAACACCGAGCATTCAAAAACGTCACGCCGATGTCATCGCCAGGTGGCAAAAACTTCTTGCTGATTCAGACGCCAGGAAACAACGCCTTCTGCGCATGCAGGATCAATTCCGTCAGATAGAAGAGCTCTATCTCACGTTCGCCAAGAAGGCATCAGCCTTCAATTCCTGGTTCGAAAATGCTGAGGAAGATCTCACTGATCCTGTACGTTGTAACAGCATTGAAGAGATTCGCGCCCTTCGTGAGGCTCATGCACAATTTCAAGCTAGCCTTTCGTCTGCCGAAGCTGACTTCCAGGCTTTAGCTGCTCTTGACAGGCAAATAAAGAGTTTCAACGTTGGTCCAAATCCCTACACCTGGTTCACTATGGAAGCCCTTGAAGATACATGGCGCAACTTACAGAAAATAATCAAAGAGCGCGATGTTGAACTGGCCAAGGAAGCCCAACGTCAGGAAGAAAATGACAAGCTCAGAAAAGAGTTTGCAAAGCATGCCAATGCTTTCCATCAGTGGTTAGCTGAGACCAg AACATCGATGATGGAGGGCTCAGGATCACTGGAGCAACAGCTGGAAGCCACCAAG CGCAAGGCTCAAGAAGTGAGGGCCCGAAGACAAGACCTGAAAAAGATAGAAGACCTTGGTGCAATATTAGAGGAACATCTGATTCTTGATAACCGATACACGGAACACAGTACTGTAGGCCTTGCACAGCAATGGGATCAGTTGGATCAATTGGGAATGCGTATGCAGCACAATTTGGAGCAACAGATTCAAGCCCGCAATCAATCGGGAGTATCCGAGGATGCTCTTAAGGAATTCTCAATGATGTTCAAACACTTTGATAAAGATAAAAGTGGACGGCTCAATCAGCAAGAGTTTAAGTCCTGTCTCAGAGCTCTCGGCTACGATTTACCTATGGTCGAAGAAGGTCAACCAGATCctgaattcgaaaatattcttg aCATCGTCGACCCAAACAGGGATGGTTATGTATCCTTGCAGGAATACATGGCGTTCATGATCAGCAAGGAAACAGAAAACGTTCAAAGCTCAGAAGAGATAGAGAACGCTTTCAGAGCTATCACCGCAGCTGATCGGCCATACGTTACAAAAGAGGAACTTTATGCG AACCTCACAAAAGAAATGGCAGATTACTGTGTCGCCCGTATGAAATCTTATATCGATCCAAAGACGGAGCGGCCAATTACGGGGGCTCTTGATTATATCGAATTCACGCGTACTCTTTTCCAGAATTAA